The region CTGCGGCGGGCGCCCCGCCTTGGAAGACGGGACTGCCCCTGTGACAGCAGGGCAGGGAAGAGAAGTCCCGGAAAGAACCACTCCCAATCCATGCTGGGAAGCATGCGCACCATGTGTCTTTCCCTGCTGCTCCTTTCCCTGGGAGGCCCGGCCCAGGCCGCGCCCACACCCTCGCTCCGCCTCGTCGCCGTCGGGCAGACCCTGAACTGGCCGACGGGCAATCAGCACCTGACCCTGGACGTGCGGGAACGAGGTGTCGTCACCTTGACGGTCGATCATCCCGGCTTCGACCCCACCAGGTACGCCACGCGCCAGGGGGTGGGCGGCGACGAGCAGTACCGGCCGGGCGTGGTCACCACCACCTACCAACTCGCGGACGCGGCCGGGCGGGTCCTCCTGCGGCGCGACGACCTCCCCGGGCAGGGGTCGCCGCAGGCGATCTTCTCCGGCGTGCTGGAGCCCGGCCAGTACCGGCTCACCCTGTCGGTCAGCGGCGCGGCCAAGCGCGCGGTCGGCCTGAGCGTGACCGGCCCGGTCGAGGTCAGCGCCACGACCATCAACACCACCGTGAGGGGGCGTCAGTGGACGTCGGTGAACGCCGTGCGTCTGGGGAGGCAGGCCACGCTGCGGCTCTACAACGGGGACAGTGCCCGGGAGCTGGAGTTGCGCCTTCGGTACGACAATGGGCAGATCGTGCCGCTTCCCAGCGGCATGCGCGGCCGCTGGACCGAGGCTACGCTCGCCGCCGGGACCGGGATGATTGAAGCCCGCCAGGGTCCGGGGGCGAAGCAGTGGAGCAAGTCCTTCGCGCTGTCCCTGCTGGGCGGGCAGGCCCAGGCCGTGCCCCAGGTCCTGCAAGCCTGGACGGCTTCCGCGCCGCAACAGGTGGTGCAGGTGACGCCCGCGCGCACCCAGGTCGTCAAGATCCAGGACATGCGCGCTCCGGCCCGCGAGGTGCTGGTGCGCGACGTCACACCGGTCGGCCCTCCGGCGCAGGCAGCCTCCAGCTCGCCGCCCCTCGGCCCGGTGCAGGCGGGCACGCTGGCTCCCCCGGTGGGCCAGAGTAGGGGCACCGTCACGACGGGCGTTCCGGTCAGCCCCACGGCCGTGGACAGCCACTTGCAGAAGACGGGCACGCTCAATCTCGCCGCGCAGGACCCTTTCCGCTTCAGGTATGACCTGTGGCCTGCTGAGATTTCCGGCCTCCGCCTGCCGTAGAAAACTGCCCTTTCGTTGGAACTTGATCCTGGGATTGGTGCTGGGTACGGTGGCGGCGGCCGCAGGTGGCAGCTTCGGTAGAACGCGGGGTGGACAGGCACAGACTTCCGGTCTGGGCTCTGAAGTCATGAGGGAATGGGTCCCGCTCGCATTCATAGGTTGATGCGGATTGATGTTCGTTATAGGGTGGGGCATGAACGCGGTCGACCTCCCCCTGCTGGGTGAGCCACCGGAACCCCAGTCCCTGCTGGCGACCGAGGTGGTGCGCCACACCCTCAGCCTGCCCAGGGGCGTCTCGGAGTACTTCGCGGCGCAGGGGCGGCCGCTGGGGCTGAGCGGGGCCTCCATGATGGCGCTGGTGCTCAGCCGTCTGACCCACCAACTCGCCCTGCCCACGGCGCCGCTGCAAGACACGCACCGGCGCCTGATCGCCTTGCTGTCCTGGCACGGCGCAGGGCCCGCCGACCTGGACCGCCTGCTGCCTCCCTCGGCGCGGGCGACCCCCCTGCCCTGGGCGACGCTCGCGAGCAACGAGGCGGCGCTGGAGCTGTTGCAAAGGCGCGTGCCCGACTCCGGCACGGCCGCCTCTCCCACGCTCCTGGCCTACATCGCGGACGAGTGGCAGGTTGAGCCCGACTGGCTCCTCGGCGTCCAACCCCGTCCGGGCCGCGAGGTCCGTGTCCTGACGACTGGGGCCGCCTTGGCCGAGGCGCTCGCGGCGGACGTTCTTGAGCAGGCCGCCCACCACGGCAGCCTGGAACTGGCTCTGCTGACCAGCCCTCCCGGCGAGGTGCTGGCCGCCCTGCCCGGAAGTCTCCTGTTGCTGACTGCCTGCTACGGGGACCTCCCGGAGTTGCCCCGCCACCAGGTCCTCGCCCTCGTCGACGTCGCCGACCGTTCTCAGCTCGGCACCCTGCGCGAGCTGGCCCGGCGCGTCGCCGCCGGTTCCCCCGGCGTGCAGGTCACGGGCGAGCGGGTCGCCCCCGACGACTTCCAGGCCCTGGTCACCGGTCGGCGCCACATCGCCGAGGTCCGCCGCCAGGCCGCTCCCACCCGCTGGCCCGCCGACGAACTTCTCGAGCTTCATCAGCCGGGTGCCGCCGACTGACGGCCCCACTCCAGGAGACCCAGATGACCGATCCCTTCACCGCCTACCGTGACGCCGTGGCCACCATGAAGGTGCCGCTGCTGGAGAGTCCCCTGCGTCCCGTGATCAGCGGCCTGACCGTCGAGGCCCCCTCACGCCACAGCCAGGTGCGGCTGCATGTCACCTTGCAGGGCAGCCTCCCGGTGGCCGCTCTGCTCGGCGACGAGACGTTCCGGAGCCTGCTGGCCCCCATGCTGACTCCGGAGGACGTGGAGCGTGGCCAGGTGCAGTTCGAGCATGTCGACCTGGCCACGCTGCAATACAGCACCCGCGTGACCGGCGTCGATGTCGGCGCGGCGGCCCTGCTGGAGGCCGTGGTTCGGGAGTACGTGCAGAGGCTGCGCTCCCGGGGTGAGGTGCAGGCCGGTCTGCACGCCCCTGTGAAGCACACGGAGGCGGAAGTCGCCGCCAGCAGCAGCCTCAACCCTCAGTGGCGTGAGCCGGTCCTCACCGCCCACGGCCCCGTGTCCCTGTCTCAACCGGAGACCGGAGTTGAGCCAGAAGCCCTGAGCGGCAACGGGTCGCCCCCCTTCTGATGGCCGCCTCGAAGGGGCGGGGGCGCGCCGGTTCTTCGGCGGCACCCACGCTGGACAAAACCACGTCCTCCGTACACTTCCCGCATGGAGACGGCAGGGAAGGGGACATGTTGAGGGGGCATGACGAGAAGAATGTCGCGTCCCTGATTTTCGTTCCAACTCAGGAACGGCTGCCTGAGGACATGCTGCGGCTCGAACGCATCGTGTTTCGCCCCAGCGGCCAGCCCGCCCGGATCGTCTGCGTCGGCGTGGCCGACATCGGGCTCGCCCGTGGCAGCGACAACGATCTGCTGGTCGCCTTGATCAACACCTACATCGAGGCGGGCTGCCCAGCAGACGGGGTCATCACCACCACGGCCTATGCCCTGCTGAAGCTGGCCGGCCTGGACACCGGCGGTCAACACTACCAGGCGCTGGGGCAGGGTCTGGAGCGGATGCTGCACACCACCTACCACGTGACGGACGGGTGGTTCGACGTGCGGGAGAAGCGCTACACCACCGTGTCCTTCCGGATCATCGACAACCTGAGCCGCACCCACGGCGAGCCCGAAAAAGGGCGAATTCGCCTCGACCGCCGTTCGACGTTGCGGATTCGGCTGAACGAGGAGATCACCAAGAGCATCAACGCCGGGTACATCAAGCCCCTGAACCTCACGGTCTACCAACATCTGCCCTCGGTCGGGTCGCGCGCGCTCTACCGCCTGCTGGACGTGTACCTCGATGAGGCGGCCGGGCGGGGCGACTCAAAGCCGTACCGGGTGGTGGTCCCGATGATGGCCCTCGCGGAGAGTTGTGGCCTGCTGGGGCGCCGGACCGACCATGTCCGCAAGTCGCTGGAGAGCATGCACGCCCCCCTCCTGGGCATCGGGTATCTCCAGGAGGTGGACTTCATCGGGCGGGGCAGCAAGACCACCGTGCAGTACACGTACGGCGAGGCCAGCTCCCCGATCAACCCGGAGCACGTGGCGCGGTTGACCCGGTACGGAGTGCACCGGGGCGTGGCCGAGAAGTACGTCCGCAACCTGGGTGACGACGTGCTCCCGGTGATCGAGAAGT is a window of Deinococcus terrestris DNA encoding:
- a CDS encoding replication initiator protein A → MLRGHDEKNVASLIFVPTQERLPEDMLRLERIVFRPSGQPARIVCVGVADIGLARGSDNDLLVALINTYIEAGCPADGVITTTAYALLKLAGLDTGGQHYQALGQGLERMLHTTYHVTDGWFDVREKRYTTVSFRIIDNLSRTHGEPEKGRIRLDRRSTLRIRLNEEITKSINAGYIKPLNLTVYQHLPSVGSRALYRLLDVYLDEAAGRGDSKPYRVVVPMMALAESCGLLGRRTDHVRKSLESMHAPLLGIGYLQEVDFIGRGSKTTVQYTYGEASSPINPEHVARLTRYGVHRGVAEKYVRNLGDDVLPVIEKFEERRRTGEKINNEGGYLSKLLKEAASIVEEARVGALRAQEVQRTRKAAQGAQGKAEAEQHQLFEAQRQSVLEATPDAALEVVLSPFKAKQLERRGLSLQELDQVRSRVLEGRVTALEMDAAVNRALMSPGGLEALRQLL